From the genome of Campylobacter concisus:
CAGTAAAATAGGCGTAGAAAAAATTCCTATCATTTTATGAATGTCGCTCATAAAAATATTTAGCCTATTTACACGAAGCCTAAGTAGTGTCAGCCAAAATTTTCTATAAATCACGAAACCACTTATGCAGATAAAAAACGTAAAAATAGCGGTTAGAGTAAGGATAACGTAACCGCTCTTTTCTAGAAATAGCGACTCATGAAGCTCGGTTAAAACTCCAAAAAATCCCTCATCATGTGCGAGTGGCTCGCTCTTTATCTTACCGCCAAAAGCGTCAAAATAGATAAATTTCCACTCTTTTTGACTATCATTGTGCTCGATTAACCAAATTTTGTCGCATTTTTTAGGATTTGCATCGATATTGATGCCGACCATCTCGTAGCCGTCAAGCTCGCTTGCGATGATCTCTCTTTGCTCATCAAAGCTGATCCTTTTGCTTAAATTTTCTTTGTTTAAATTTACATTTACGACATTTGGGGCAAGAAGGCTGTTTATCTCATTTTTATAAACGAGGATCGCACCGCTAAAACAAACTACTGCAAGTGGAATGAAAAATAAAAGAGATAAATAAGTGTGCACTTTATAAAAAAATTTTTGATTTAGAAATTTCACTTTGTTTTAAAGCCTTTTAGTAGTAGGTTTTGATAATGGCTCGCAATCTTACACAAAATTTACTTTGATAATATCTAAAACTATTATCAATTATGATTCCAGAAAAGAAAAATTTTTATAGAATGTAAATTGAAAAAAAATAAATAGATTTGATTTTCAAAAGAATAAACAACTCCTCTTTGTGTATACGAAAAGCCAGAAAAGGGGGAAGCAAAGACTTATCAGTTACAAAAAGGAGGGTCCATTTAGGACGATGAAATAGTATTATTTAAGCATAAATTTTAATAAAATTTTTAGTTAATAAAAAAGAAATTCCAAGTAATACTAAAGTAAATTTAACTTTAAAGGGGCAATATTTAAGAAATTTCTTTTAATTAGTGCAAGTACAAAATTAAAATAGCTAATTTTTAGGCACAAGCTCTAATACATTGCAAGCTCGCTTGCTACCCATCTTGCAAGCTTTATCAAGAGCATTTGCAGAAAGATCGAAGCTTTGCTCAGTGCCATTTCCTTGAAGATACTTTGTCGCTAGCTCGTAGCAAGCCTCACTACCACCATCATCGCAGAGCGATCTAAATATCTCAAAAGATTTTTGCGTATCTTTTTCTATGCCAAGACCACGCCCTAGCATATCTGCATAGATAAAGCAAGAAATTTTATCTTTATTCTCACACTCACTTGAAAGCTTTTTTGTAAAACTCTCGCAAGCTTTAGTGTTACTTTTATTAATACACTCTTGCATATTTATATCCCAGTTTGCATTCAAAGATAAAGCAGCAAATGCTAAAATAAAATAGATTTTTTCATAAATTTGTTTGGAAGAAGTTAGCTCCCTTTGGGGGAAAGGGAGCTATTACAAAAAGGAGGTTTCTTGTTGGACAAGTAGAATAATACAAGTTTCGTCTAAATTTAAAACCAACTTTTCTTTAACAAAAAACAATCTCAAACCAAATCTTTTTTGCTAAAGGCAAAATAGCCACAAACTAGCAAAATAATGCCTAATAAGAGCGGATAAATAATCGCATAAGCTACAAATGTCGCTTTTGGAAAGGTGCTTAAAATAAAATAAGATGCAGTACCGATAACTGCTAAATTTGGATCAAAAAGACTAAGTGCTGCTATCCTGAAAAGCTCTATCGGATTTAGTATAGCAATAGCGTAAATAACGTACTCATCAACCGAGCTTCGCATAAGAAGCCCAATTAATGCTAGATCAATAAATGCAAGCATTATAAGCCAGAGTAAAAACGCCACACCTTGGCCTGTCTCTTGATTTTTAATCACGCTTGAGATAAAAAATCCAAGCGATAAAAAAATGATACTTAAGCTAAAAAGTAGCCCAAAATAAAGTGTTAATACACTCCAAGGTATTGCAACACCTTTTATAAAACCAACAATAATACAAAGCAAAAGAGCAAACAAAAGTGGTACAAAAACAACAAACGTTCGGCCCAGTGCCTTACCAAAGTAATACTCTCTAAGGCTTAGCGGGAAGCTAAGGATGTATTCAAGCAAATTTGTATCTCTATCTTGATTTATGCTTCTTACGGTTGAGATGAGAATAAAAATAGGCACAATGATGACGCAAATTTGAATAAACAAAAGCAGTGCTCTAGTAAGCCCAGAAAAGCCGAGCACACGTGAGTCGGTCACGCCGCTAAATAAAAATCCTATCATCAAAGCAGAAAAAAGCACAGCATATATCACAAACCATCTTGAGCGAAAAGACTCTTTTACATCAAGCTTTGCTATTAAAAAAAGATTATTCACCCTTGCTCCTTAAATTTTCTTCTTTGATTATCTTGCCAAGATCCATATAGACGCATCTATCTAATAAATTTGCTATCTCATCGATACGGTGTGAAATAAAAACAAGTGTTTTGTTTTGTGTAAAATTATCAAGTAAATTTTTAAAAGAAAGCCTTGCTTTTACGTCAAGATTTGCCGTTGGCTCATCAAACATCAAAATTTCACTATCCTTAGCAAATGCGATGGCTATTAGCATCTTTTGTTTCATGCCGCCAGAGAGCTTATAAAATGGTTTATTTAAATTTGCATGCAGATCAAGCTCTAAAAGCTTGCTAAATTTCTCAATCTCTTCAAATTTTACATTTGAGCTTTTACAAACAAACTCACAAAGCTCGCGTAGGTTAAATTTAAGTGGTGGTGGGGTTTGTGGCACAAATGAGATAAATTTCAAAGCCCCTTTTCTATCTTTTAGAGTATTTACACCATTTATCGCGATACTTCCGCTATTTGGGATAAACTCGCCTAAAATGATACGCATGAGCGAGCTTTTGCCAGCTCCATTTTGTCCAAGTATTGCTATTTTTTCACCAGATTT
Proteins encoded in this window:
- a CDS encoding tetratricopeptide repeat protein; amino-acid sequence: MQECINKSNTKACESFTKKLSSECENKDKISCFIYADMLGRGLGIEKDTQKSFEIFRSLCDDGGSEACYELATKYLQGNGTEQSFDLSANALDKACKMGSKRACNVLELVPKN
- a CDS encoding ABC transporter permease, translating into MNNLFLIAKLDVKESFRSRWFVIYAVLFSALMIGFLFSGVTDSRVLGFSGLTRALLLFIQICVIIVPIFILISTVRSINQDRDTNLLEYILSFPLSLREYYFGKALGRTFVVFVPLLFALLLCIIVGFIKGVAIPWSVLTLYFGLLFSLSIIFLSLGFFISSVIKNQETGQGVAFLLWLIMLAFIDLALIGLLMRSSVDEYVIYAIAILNPIELFRIAALSLFDPNLAVIGTASYFILSTFPKATFVAYAIIYPLLLGIILLVCGYFAFSKKDLV
- a CDS encoding ABC transporter ATP-binding protein; this translates as MIDIKEVTKIFGSQRILDNVSLNVKSGEKIAILGQNGAGKSSLMRIILGEFIPNSGSIAINGVNTLKDRKGALKFISFVPQTPPPLKFNLRELCEFVCKSSNVKFEEIEKFSKLLELDLHANLNKPFYKLSGGMKQKMLIAIAFAKDSEILMFDEPTANLDVKARLSFKNLLDNFTQNKTLVFISHRIDEIANLLDRCVYMDLGKIIKEENLRSKGE
- a CDS encoding PepSY-associated TM helix domain-containing protein, with the protein product MKFLNQKFFYKVHTYLSLLFFIPLAVVCFSGAILVYKNEINSLLAPNVVNVNLNKENLSKRISFDEQREIIASELDGYEMVGINIDANPKKCDKIWLIEHNDSQKEWKFIYFDAFGGKIKSEPLAHDEGFFGVLTELHESLFLEKSGYVILTLTAIFTFFICISGFVIYRKFWLTLLRLRVNRLNIFMSDIHKMIGIFSTPILLLICISGVWWEFQMARMPEFKNDFVIDAKIYNKSLSLDELVARSKNDLAGFEPHFISLPFMQGANIRLFGYVKDQNFLHNEYSSILTYDKNSGELVSILDIKNTNLSEEILSTFRKSHFGNYNQITKFIWFLVGISPLILSISGLYLWIKRNFKRRENEKIFN